Proteins encoded within one genomic window of Jiangella mangrovi:
- a CDS encoding FdhF/YdeP family oxidoreductase, whose product MTTRAPKDDHDEAGLRVGPPAASAAGVPGVVHGLKDVLEQAGVRRGVKTLRVLNQQRGFDCPGCAWPEPGKPHLAEFCENGAKAVAEEATVRRVDAAFFAAHPVAELAGRSDHWLGQQGRLTEPMLRDTGDTHYRPITWDRAFDVIASELRGLASPDDAVFYTSGRTSNEAAFLYQLFARTLGTNNLPDCSNMCHESSGAALSETLGIGKGSVSIEDITDHADLIVIVGQNPGTNHPRMLTALEHAKRRGSRIVAVNPLPEAGLHTFKNPQTVRGVVGKGTLLSDLYLQVRLGGDLAFFQAVNRMLVDADAVDHAFIDQYTTGYDDAVAAWQKLDWDDVATATGLPREAIEAFVAEVRQAESVIVCWAMGLTQHKKAVPTIREIVSFLLLRGNVGRPGAGACPVRGHSNVQGDRTMGIWEKPPAAFLDALESEFGITAPRRPGHDTVDTIRAMRDGRVRVFMAMGGNFASATPDSDLTAAALQSVPLTVHVSTKLNKSHALAGQRSIILPCLGRTERDVQAGGEQFVTVEDSMSAVHASRGTLRPASRQLRSEVGIVCGLASRVFGPDGGGVPWASFAADYTAVRARIARVIPGFDDYEAKVAVPGGFVLPHPPRDSRSFPTASGKAQFSVNELEVLRVPPGRLILQTVRSHDQFNTTIYGLDDRYRGIRDGRRVVFVNPADLVSLGFADGAMVDLVSEWTDGDRRAPSFRVVSYPTAPGCAAAYFPETNVLVPLDHTAEVSNTPASKSVVIRLEPASA is encoded by the coding sequence ATGACCACTCGGGCACCGAAGGACGATCACGACGAGGCCGGTCTGCGGGTCGGCCCGCCCGCGGCGAGCGCGGCCGGCGTACCCGGCGTCGTGCACGGGCTGAAGGACGTGCTCGAGCAGGCCGGGGTCCGTCGCGGTGTGAAGACGCTGCGCGTGCTGAACCAGCAGCGCGGCTTCGACTGCCCAGGCTGCGCCTGGCCCGAGCCGGGCAAGCCGCACCTGGCGGAGTTCTGCGAGAACGGCGCCAAGGCGGTCGCCGAAGAGGCCACCGTCCGCCGGGTCGACGCCGCGTTCTTCGCCGCCCACCCCGTCGCCGAGCTGGCCGGGCGCTCCGACCACTGGCTGGGCCAGCAGGGCCGGCTCACCGAGCCGATGCTGCGCGACACCGGCGACACCCACTACCGGCCCATCACCTGGGACCGCGCGTTCGACGTCATCGCCTCGGAGCTGCGAGGGCTGGCGAGCCCCGACGACGCCGTCTTCTACACGTCCGGGCGCACCAGCAACGAGGCCGCGTTCCTGTACCAGCTCTTCGCCCGCACGCTCGGCACCAACAACCTGCCGGACTGCTCGAACATGTGCCACGAGTCGTCCGGCGCGGCGCTGTCCGAGACGCTGGGCATCGGCAAGGGCAGCGTCTCCATCGAGGACATCACCGACCACGCCGACCTCATCGTCATCGTCGGGCAGAACCCCGGCACCAACCACCCGCGCATGCTCACCGCGCTCGAGCACGCCAAGCGGCGCGGCTCCCGCATCGTCGCCGTCAACCCGCTGCCCGAGGCCGGCCTGCACACGTTCAAGAACCCGCAGACGGTGCGCGGCGTCGTCGGCAAGGGCACGCTGCTGTCCGACCTCTACCTGCAGGTCCGCCTCGGCGGCGACCTCGCGTTCTTCCAGGCGGTCAACCGCATGCTGGTCGACGCCGACGCCGTCGACCACGCCTTCATCGACCAGTACACGACCGGCTACGACGACGCCGTCGCGGCCTGGCAGAAGCTCGACTGGGACGACGTCGCGACGGCCACCGGCCTGCCCCGCGAGGCGATCGAGGCGTTCGTCGCCGAGGTCCGTCAGGCCGAGAGCGTCATCGTCTGCTGGGCCATGGGCCTCACGCAGCACAAGAAGGCCGTGCCGACCATCCGCGAGATCGTGAGCTTCCTGCTGCTGCGCGGCAACGTCGGCCGCCCCGGCGCCGGCGCGTGCCCCGTCCGCGGGCACAGCAACGTGCAGGGCGATCGCACCATGGGCATCTGGGAGAAGCCGCCGGCCGCGTTCCTCGACGCGCTCGAGTCCGAGTTCGGCATCACCGCACCCCGGCGACCCGGCCACGACACCGTCGACACCATCAGGGCCATGCGCGACGGCAGGGTCCGCGTCTTCATGGCCATGGGCGGCAACTTCGCCTCGGCCACGCCCGACAGCGACCTGACGGCGGCCGCGCTGCAGTCGGTGCCGCTCACGGTGCACGTGTCGACCAAGTTGAACAAGTCGCACGCGCTGGCAGGGCAGCGCTCGATCATCCTGCCCTGCCTCGGCCGCACCGAGCGCGACGTGCAGGCCGGCGGCGAGCAGTTCGTCACCGTCGAGGACTCCATGAGCGCGGTGCACGCGTCGCGCGGCACGCTGCGCCCCGCATCCAGACAGCTGCGCAGCGAGGTGGGCATCGTCTGCGGGCTGGCGTCGCGGGTGTTCGGTCCCGACGGCGGCGGCGTTCCGTGGGCGTCGTTCGCGGCCGACTACACGGCGGTCCGGGCGCGCATCGCGCGGGTGATCCCGGGATTCGACGACTACGAGGCCAAGGTGGCGGTGCCGGGCGGGTTCGTGCTGCCGCACCCGCCGCGCGACTCGCGGTCCTTCCCCACGGCCAGCGGCAAGGCGCAGTTCAGCGTCAACGAGCTCGAGGTGCTGCGGGTCCCGCCGGGCCGGCTGATCCTGCAGACGGTCCGCTCGCACGACCAGTTCAACACCACCATCTACGGGCTCGACGACCGCTACCGCGGCATCCGCGACGGCCGCCGCGTGGTGTTCGTGAACCCTGCCGACCTGGTGTCGCTCGGGTTCGCCGACGGCGCCATGGTCGACCTCGTGAGCGAGTGGACCGACGGCGACCGCCGGGCGCCGTCGTTCCGGGTCGTGTCCTACCCGACGGCGCCGGGCTGCGCGGCCGCGTACTTCCCCGAGACGAACGTGCTGGTGCCGCTGGACCACACCGCCGAGGTCAGCAACACGCCGGCCTCGAAGTCGGTGGTCATCCGGCTGGAGCCGGCGTCGGCCTGA
- a CDS encoding winged helix-turn-helix transcriptional regulator — protein MTRTYGEGCPIALSLDIVGERWALLVVRELRLGPRRYRDLQEALPGITPAVLSKRLRELEEYGVLHRRELPPPAAARVYELTEWGASLEPVFQALARWGVRSPVLPLTGEVSADSIMLGLRTFFTASDASGDGVSWSATYEIGLGRDVYRLRVDDGRLTELARGPATTAPDVLVRTTKAVWQAVLDGAEPLADAVAAGRMSVTGDRTLLQRLVDAPRKIRPTPAPAG, from the coding sequence GTGACCCGGACCTACGGCGAGGGCTGTCCGATCGCCCTCTCGCTCGACATCGTCGGCGAGCGCTGGGCGTTGCTCGTGGTGCGTGAGCTGCGGCTGGGCCCGCGCCGCTACCGCGACCTGCAGGAGGCGCTGCCCGGCATCACGCCCGCGGTACTTTCGAAGCGGCTCAGGGAGCTCGAGGAGTACGGCGTCCTGCACCGGCGCGAGCTCCCGCCGCCCGCCGCGGCGAGGGTCTACGAGCTGACGGAGTGGGGCGCGAGCCTCGAGCCGGTGTTCCAGGCGCTGGCCCGCTGGGGCGTCCGGTCGCCCGTGCTGCCGCTGACCGGCGAGGTCAGCGCCGACTCCATCATGCTCGGCCTGCGCACCTTCTTCACCGCCTCTGACGCCAGCGGCGACGGCGTGAGCTGGTCGGCCACGTACGAGATCGGGCTCGGCCGCGACGTCTACCGGCTGCGGGTCGACGACGGCCGGCTGACCGAGCTCGCCCGCGGCCCGGCCACCACCGCGCCCGACGTGCTGGTCCGCACGACGAAAGCGGTCTGGCAGGCGGTGCTCGACGGCGCCGAGCCGCTGGCCGACGCCGTCGCCGCCGGCCGGATGTCCGTCACGGGCGACCGAACGCTCCTGCAGCGGCTGGTCGACGCGCCGCGGAAGATCAGGCCGACGCCGGCTCCAGCCGGATGA
- a CDS encoding alpha/beta fold hydrolase — protein MTERMIPVGDAKLCAESFGSPDDPAILLIGGAAASMDYWETEFCSRLAAPGRFVIRYDFRDTGRSTAYPAGSPGYTGDDLVTDALAVLDGYGLAAAHLYGISMGAGIAQALGVEYPARVLSLTLQSTSPTGPLGPGNPDLPPMSAQLAELFSSEDPGPDWTDRDAAISAMVEGLRPFDGTIPPDLAEERAVATLMYDRTTDVAASQTNHWILSGGGLERAQLAGITAPTLVLHGTADPLMPLPHGEALAREIPGARLVPLEGMGHQYPPRAVWDTVVAEVVAHTG, from the coding sequence ATGACCGAGCGGATGATCCCCGTGGGCGACGCGAAGCTGTGCGCCGAGTCCTTCGGGTCCCCGGACGACCCGGCGATCCTGCTGATCGGCGGCGCGGCCGCGTCCATGGACTACTGGGAGACGGAGTTCTGCTCGCGACTGGCAGCGCCGGGCCGGTTCGTCATCCGCTACGACTTCCGCGACACCGGCCGGTCGACGGCGTACCCGGCCGGCTCACCCGGCTACACCGGCGACGACCTGGTGACGGACGCGCTGGCCGTGCTCGACGGGTACGGCCTGGCCGCCGCGCACCTCTACGGCATCTCGATGGGCGCCGGCATCGCCCAGGCGCTGGGCGTGGAGTATCCGGCGCGGGTGCTGTCGCTGACGCTGCAGTCGACCAGCCCCACCGGCCCGCTCGGGCCCGGCAACCCCGACCTGCCGCCCATGTCGGCCCAGCTCGCCGAGCTGTTCTCCTCCGAGGACCCCGGGCCGGACTGGACCGACCGCGACGCGGCCATCTCTGCCATGGTGGAGGGCCTGCGCCCGTTCGACGGCACGATTCCGCCGGACCTCGCCGAGGAGCGCGCCGTCGCCACCCTCATGTACGACCGCACCACCGACGTCGCCGCCAGCCAGACCAACCACTGGATCCTGTCCGGTGGCGGGTTGGAGCGAGCGCAACTGGCCGGGATCACCGCACCGACGCTGGTCCTGCACGGCACCGCCGACCCCCTGATGCCGCTCCCGCACGGCGAGGCGCTGGCCCGAGAGATCCCCGGGGCGCGGCTGGTTCCGCTTGAGGGCATGGGCCACCAGTACCCGCCTCGCGCCGTGTGGGACACCGTGGTCGCCGAGGTGGTCGCTCACACGGGGTGA
- a CDS encoding IS5 family transposase (programmed frameshift): protein MSSSRFESLTDAQWEQIEPLLPSNAGRRGHPFWDNRRVVEGIVYRYRTGIPWRDLPREPFGPWKTVWKRHRRYAEDGTWDKVLAGLLAQADAAGQIDWTVSVDATINRAHQHATNTTRPERDTGGAGENHTSQPDGFVPSPIGGEREPAGHGIGKSRGGLTSKIHFAVDGHGRPLAAVITGGQRNDGVMLTEVLADIRVPRLGPGRARTTPDAVIADRAYTSGVNRQMLAARHIKAVIPQKKNEIAARKRKGSAGGRPPALDEQTYKQRNVVERSFALIKQWRGLATRYDKLAITYRAAVVLSACITWARI from the exons GTGAGTTCGTCTCGGTTTGAGTCGTTGACCGATGCTCAGTGGGAGCAGATCGAGCCGTTGCTGCCGTCGAACGCGGGGCGGCGGGGCCACCCGTTCTGGGATAACCGGCGGGTGGTGGAGGGGATCGTCTACCGGTACCGGACCGGGATCCCGTGGCGGGACCTGCCCCGAGAGCCATTCGGGCCGTGGAAGACGGTCTGGAAGCGGCACCGCCGATACGCCGAGGATGGGACCTGGGACAAGGTGCTGGCCGGGCTGCTTGCCCAGGCGGACGCCGCTGGTCAGATCGATTGGACGGTGTCGGTGGACGCCACGATCAACCGTGCCCACCAGCACGCCACGAACACCACGCGCCCGGAGCGGGACACGGGGGGCGCGGGCGA GAATCACACGAGTCAGCCTGACGGGTTCGTTCCTAGCCCGATCGGCGGGGAACGTGAACCTGCAGGTCACGGTATCGGCAAGTCGCGTGGCGGACTGACCAGCAAGATCCACTTTGCGGTGGATGGACACGGCCGCCCGCTGGCCGCGGTCATCACCGGCGGGCAGCGCAACGATGGCGTGATGCTTACCGAGGTGCTGGCCGACATCCGCGTCCCTCGCCTGGGGCCGGGCCGGGCCCGCACCACCCCGGACGCGGTGATCGCCGACCGCGCCTACACCTCCGGCGTCAACCGCCAGATGCTCGCAGCCCGGCACATCAAGGCCGTGATCCCGCAGAAGAAGAACGAGATCGCCGCCCGCAAACGCAAGGGCTCGGCCGGCGGGCGACCTCCGGCCCTGGACGAGCAGACCTACAAGCAGCGCAACGTCGTCGAACGCTCCTTCGCTCTGATCAAGCAATGGCGAGGACTGGCCACCCGCTACGACAAGCTCGCGATCACCTACCGCGCCGCCGTCGTGCTGTCCGCCTGCATCACATGGGCGCGCATATAG
- a CDS encoding IS110 family transposase, protein MIFVGDDWAEDHHDVHVMDEGGTRLASRRLPEGLAGIGGLHELIAGYADEPGDVVIGIEIDRGLWVDALTAAGYQVYAINPLAVTRYRDRHHVSGAKSDAGDAKLLADLVRTDRHNHRPVAGDTGQAEAIKVLARTHQSLIWARNKHTNALRSALREYYPAALQAFDDLHDRDALAVLGRAPAPADGARLTIGAIRSALKHAGRRRNLDQRAAQIQAALRTEQLTAPGPVTAAFAATTRATAGIIVELNRQISELETQLNDHFEQHPDADIYLSLPGLGDVLGARVLGEFGDDPDRYTTAKSRKNYAGTSPLTIASGKKRAVLARHVRNRRLYDAIDQWAFCSLSASPGCRAFYDQHRAAGDLHHQALRALGNRLVGILHGCLRHHTHYNEHTAWAHRGQDQPEAA, encoded by the coding sequence ATGATCTTCGTGGGTGATGACTGGGCCGAGGACCACCACGACGTGCATGTCATGGACGAGGGCGGGACCCGGTTGGCGTCGCGGCGGCTTCCCGAGGGGCTGGCGGGCATCGGCGGGCTGCACGAGCTGATCGCCGGGTATGCCGACGAGCCGGGCGACGTGGTGATCGGGATCGAGATCGACCGGGGCCTGTGGGTCGACGCGCTGACCGCGGCCGGCTACCAGGTGTATGCGATCAACCCGCTGGCGGTGACCCGTTACCGCGACCGCCACCATGTGTCCGGTGCCAAGTCCGATGCCGGGGATGCCAAGCTTCTGGCCGATCTGGTCCGCACCGATCGTCACAACCACCGCCCGGTCGCCGGCGACACTGGCCAGGCCGAGGCGATCAAGGTGCTCGCCCGCACCCACCAGAGCCTGATCTGGGCGCGGAACAAGCACACCAACGCGCTGCGCTCGGCGTTGCGGGAGTACTACCCGGCCGCCCTGCAGGCCTTCGACGACCTGCATGATCGTGACGCGTTGGCGGTGCTGGGCCGTGCCCCGGCTCCAGCCGACGGCGCCCGGCTGACGATCGGTGCGATCCGTTCCGCGCTCAAGCACGCCGGGCGGCGCCGCAACCTGGACCAGCGGGCGGCGCAGATCCAGGCCGCGCTACGCACCGAACAGCTCACCGCGCCCGGCCCGGTGACGGCCGCGTTCGCTGCGACCACCCGCGCCACGGCCGGCATCATCGTGGAGTTGAACCGGCAGATCAGCGAGCTGGAAACCCAGCTCAACGACCATTTTGAGCAACACCCGGACGCCGACATCTACCTCTCCCTGCCAGGACTCGGTGATGTGCTCGGCGCCCGGGTGCTCGGTGAGTTCGGGGACGACCCCGACCGCTACACCACCGCCAAGTCTCGCAAGAACTACGCCGGCACGTCACCGTTGACCATCGCCTCGGGCAAGAAACGTGCCGTGCTCGCCCGCCACGTTCGTAACCGCCGCCTCTACGACGCGATCGACCAGTGGGCATTCTGCTCACTCAGCGCCAGCCCCGGATGCCGAGCGTTCTACGACCAGCACCGCGCCGCCGGGGACCTGCACCACCAGGCACTACGCGCCCTGGGCAACCGACTCGTCGGCATCCTGCACGGCTGCCTACGCCACCACACCCACTACAACGAACACACCGCCTGGGCCCACCGGGGCCAAGATCAACCAGAGGCCGCTTGA
- a CDS encoding leucyl aminopeptidase, which produces MSAENTVSPTEVVVDARPLLDAEAGVLALAVWPDEAPDSSPWIGPGGAEAGDSLGLDLFAALDRGNASGKAGEVVSVPVYAEGRGAGSVDGEVDVTEVLLVGLGDGSSAAYRKAGAALARAARGVDRLASAVTATADDHATRAFVEGAVLATYTLGGFRSAPVPERKLPLGTLVITGDGARADVVAAAVAVAQAGWTARDLAQTPSNVKDPEWLAAQARRLGAEHRLDVRVRDEKALADEGFGGILAVGMGSERPPRLIALRYEPPQAGPSTPHVVLVGKGITYDTGGLSLKPREGMVPMKTDMTGGAVVMGVLSAVRELGIGVRVTGLVAAAENMPGAAAQRPSDVIRQYDGTTVEVLNTDAEGRLVLADGIGYAVAELEPTVIVDVATLTGAATTALGRGHGALYSPSDDLAAALRSAGDAAGERLWRMPLVEDYRYGLDSSIADISHIDTAHLGGGSIMAALFLQRFVGDVPWAHLDIAGPARADSDKGEVTKGGTGFGVRALLYWLEAGAPVS; this is translated from the coding sequence GTGTCAGCCGAGAACACAGTCAGCCCCACCGAGGTCGTGGTCGACGCCCGGCCGCTGCTCGACGCCGAGGCCGGCGTCCTGGCGCTCGCGGTGTGGCCCGACGAGGCCCCGGACAGCTCGCCCTGGATCGGCCCCGGTGGCGCCGAGGCCGGCGACTCGCTCGGCCTCGACCTGTTCGCCGCCCTCGACCGCGGCAACGCCTCCGGCAAGGCCGGCGAGGTCGTCTCCGTCCCGGTCTACGCCGAGGGCCGCGGCGCGGGCAGCGTCGACGGCGAGGTCGACGTCACCGAGGTCCTGCTGGTCGGGCTCGGCGACGGCTCATCGGCCGCCTACCGCAAGGCCGGCGCCGCTCTGGCCCGGGCCGCCCGCGGCGTCGACCGGCTGGCGTCCGCCGTCACCGCGACCGCCGACGACCACGCGACCCGCGCCTTCGTCGAGGGCGCCGTCCTCGCCACCTACACGCTCGGCGGCTTCCGCAGCGCGCCGGTCCCGGAGCGCAAGCTGCCGTTGGGCACGCTGGTCATCACCGGCGACGGCGCCCGCGCGGACGTCGTCGCCGCGGCGGTCGCCGTCGCGCAGGCCGGCTGGACCGCCCGCGACCTCGCGCAGACGCCGTCGAACGTCAAGGACCCCGAGTGGCTGGCGGCGCAGGCCCGCCGCCTCGGCGCCGAGCACCGCCTCGACGTGCGGGTGCGCGACGAGAAGGCGCTCGCCGACGAGGGCTTCGGCGGCATCCTCGCCGTCGGCATGGGCTCCGAGCGGCCGCCGCGGCTCATCGCGCTGCGCTACGAGCCGCCGCAGGCCGGCCCCTCCACGCCGCACGTCGTGCTCGTCGGCAAGGGCATCACCTATGACACCGGCGGGCTGTCGCTGAAGCCGCGCGAGGGCATGGTCCCGATGAAGACGGACATGACGGGCGGCGCCGTCGTCATGGGCGTGCTGTCGGCCGTGCGCGAGCTCGGCATCGGCGTGCGGGTCACCGGCCTGGTCGCGGCGGCCGAGAACATGCCCGGCGCCGCGGCCCAGCGGCCCAGCGACGTCATCCGGCAGTACGACGGCACCACCGTCGAGGTCCTCAACACCGACGCCGAGGGCAGACTGGTGCTCGCCGACGGCATCGGCTACGCCGTCGCCGAGCTCGAGCCGACGGTCATCGTCGACGTCGCCACCCTCACCGGCGCCGCGACGACGGCGCTCGGCCGCGGCCACGGCGCCCTCTACTCGCCGTCGGACGACCTCGCCGCCGCGCTGCGCTCGGCCGGCGACGCGGCGGGGGAGCGGCTCTGGCGCATGCCCCTGGTCGAGGACTACCGCTACGGGCTGGACTCGTCGATCGCCGACATCTCGCACATCGACACCGCCCACCTCGGTGGCGGCTCGATCATGGCAGCGTTGTTCCTCCAGCGCTTCGTCGGCGACGTGCCGTGGGCGCACCTCGACATCGCCGGCCCGGCCCGCGCCGACTCCGACAAGGGCGAGGTCACCAAGGGCGGCACGGGCTTCGGCGTGCGGGCGCTGCTGTACTGGCTCGAGGCCGGCGCTCCGGTCTCGTGA
- a CDS encoding DUF3117 domain-containing protein, giving the protein MAAMKPRTGDGPLEVTKEGRGIVMRVPIEGGGRLVVELTADEAGALGDALKDVVG; this is encoded by the coding sequence ATGGCGGCGATGAAGCCGCGGACTGGCGATGGGCCGCTCGAGGTCACCAAGGAGGGGCGCGGCATCGTCATGCGTGTCCCGATCGAGGGTGGCGGTCGTCTGGTCGTCGAGCTCACGGCCGACGAGGCCGGCGCGCTGGGTGATGCGTTGAAAGATGTTGTCGGCTGA
- a CDS encoding PaaX family transcriptional regulator C-terminal domain-containing protein encodes MNARSALFDLYGDHVRSRGGSARVAALVRLLAPLGVAAPAVRTAVSRMVKQGWLRPVRIDGSPGYQLTERADRRLEEAAVRIYRTNGRGDWDGRWHVVVPERSAQRAARERLRNGLAYLGYAPVGDGTWIAARPSPELPSLLDAEDLRAERFSARHQGDDAELVRRAWDLDAVGRSYLRWLSEARSLLSSLPGRPTDEQAFAARSRLVHEWRKFLFTDPGLPRELLPEVWPGDDAAAFFDEHAARLQPAAGRFVDACLSAGPTKEGDL; translated from the coding sequence GTGAACGCCAGATCCGCCCTGTTCGACCTCTATGGCGATCACGTGCGCTCGCGTGGCGGCAGCGCCCGGGTCGCCGCACTGGTGCGGCTGCTCGCCCCGCTCGGCGTCGCCGCGCCGGCGGTGCGCACGGCCGTGTCGCGCATGGTCAAGCAGGGCTGGCTGCGTCCGGTACGCATCGACGGCTCGCCCGGTTATCAGCTCACCGAGCGCGCCGACCGCCGCCTCGAGGAGGCGGCCGTGCGCATCTACCGCACCAACGGCCGGGGCGACTGGGACGGCCGTTGGCACGTCGTCGTGCCCGAGCGGTCGGCGCAGCGGGCCGCGCGCGAGCGGCTGCGCAACGGCCTGGCCTATCTCGGCTACGCGCCGGTCGGCGACGGCACCTGGATCGCCGCCCGGCCCTCGCCCGAGCTGCCGTCGCTGCTCGACGCCGAGGACCTGCGGGCCGAGCGGTTCAGCGCGCGGCACCAGGGCGACGACGCCGAACTGGTGCGCCGGGCGTGGGACCTCGACGCCGTCGGACGGTCCTACCTGCGCTGGCTGTCCGAGGCGCGGTCGCTGCTCAGCTCGCTGCCCGGCCGGCCCACCGACGAGCAGGCGTTCGCCGCGCGCAGCCGGCTCGTGCACGAATGGCGCAAGTTCCTCTTCACCGACCCCGGGCTGCCGCGCGAGCTGCTCCCCGAGGTCTGGCCCGGCGACGACGCCGCCGCCTTCTTCGACGAGCACGCCGCGCGCCTGCAGCCCGCGGCCGGCCGGTTCGTCGACGCCTGCCTGTCCGCCGGACCCACCAAGGAGGGTGACCTGTGA
- a CDS encoding enoyl-CoA hydratase-related protein, protein MTPVRYQADDGVGVITLDRPDSMNSLDTATKVALRDVVLEAAADDAVRAVVLTGSGRAFCVGQDLKEHAQALASGDSGLAATVREHYNPTVKALLTMPKPVVAAVNGVAAGAGASYAFACDLRIVADTAGFNLAFAAIGLSSDTGSSWTLPRLVGWAKARELLLRPRTVDAGEALALGLATEVVAAADVLPRAMELAHEFAHGPTQAYAALRQALEFSATHGLDESLAHEADLMQRTGDTDDHRAAVEAFLAKQAMVFHGR, encoded by the coding sequence GTGACCCCGGTGCGCTACCAGGCCGACGACGGCGTCGGCGTCATCACGCTCGACCGGCCCGACTCCATGAACAGCCTCGACACCGCCACCAAGGTCGCCCTGCGCGACGTGGTGCTCGAGGCCGCGGCCGACGACGCCGTGCGGGCGGTGGTGCTCACCGGGTCCGGCCGGGCGTTCTGCGTCGGGCAGGACCTCAAAGAGCACGCCCAGGCGCTCGCCTCGGGCGACTCCGGGCTGGCCGCGACGGTGCGCGAGCACTACAACCCCACGGTCAAGGCGCTGCTCACCATGCCCAAGCCGGTGGTCGCCGCTGTCAACGGCGTCGCCGCCGGCGCGGGCGCGTCCTATGCGTTCGCCTGCGACCTGCGCATCGTCGCCGACACCGCCGGGTTCAACCTCGCCTTCGCCGCCATCGGGCTGTCGTCGGACACCGGGTCGTCGTGGACGCTGCCGCGGCTGGTCGGCTGGGCCAAAGCGCGCGAGCTGCTGCTCCGGCCCCGCACGGTCGACGCCGGCGAGGCGCTGGCCCTCGGGCTGGCGACGGAGGTCGTCGCGGCCGCCGACGTGCTGCCACGCGCCATGGAGCTGGCCCACGAGTTCGCCCACGGCCCCACGCAGGCCTACGCGGCGCTGCGTCAGGCCCTGGAGTTCTCCGCCACCCACGGCCTCGACGAGTCACTCGCCCACGAGGCCGACCTCATGCAGCGCACCGGCGACACCGACGACCACCGTGCCGCCGTCGAGGCGTTCCTCGCCAAGCAGGCGATGGTGTTCCATGGCCGCTGA
- a CDS encoding DNA-3-methyladenine glycosylase I, which translates to MAADLVEGPDGLLRCPWGLSAPDYVAYHDDEWGRPVHGDTALYERLTLEAFQSGLSWLTILRKRDGFRKAFAGFDPAVVAAYGADDEARLMQNTGIVRNRAKVAAAITNARALVALQDAGGDGALDRLIWSFAPDADGRPVPRSLGDVPATTPESAALAKALKKNGFVFVGPTTAYAAMQACGLVNDHLEGCVSR; encoded by the coding sequence ATGGCCGCTGACCTGGTCGAGGGCCCCGACGGCCTGCTGCGCTGCCCGTGGGGCCTCAGCGCCCCCGACTACGTCGCCTACCACGACGACGAGTGGGGCCGGCCCGTCCACGGCGACACCGCACTGTACGAGCGCCTCACCCTCGAGGCGTTCCAGTCCGGGCTGTCGTGGCTGACCATCCTGCGCAAGCGCGACGGCTTCCGGAAGGCGTTCGCCGGCTTCGACCCCGCCGTCGTCGCGGCCTACGGGGCCGACGACGAAGCCCGGCTCATGCAGAACACCGGCATCGTGCGCAACCGCGCCAAGGTCGCGGCCGCCATCACCAACGCGCGAGCCCTGGTCGCCCTGCAGGACGCCGGCGGCGACGGCGCGCTCGACCGGCTGATCTGGTCCTTCGCCCCCGACGCCGACGGCCGCCCGGTGCCGCGCTCGCTCGGCGACGTCCCCGCCACCACACCCGAGTCGGCGGCGCTGGCCAAGGCGCTGAAGAAGAACGGCTTCGTCTTCGTCGGCCCCACCACTGCCTACGCCGCCATGCAGGCGTGCGGCCTGGTCAACGACCACCTCGAAGGCTGCGTCTCGCGCTGA
- a CDS encoding SRPBCC family protein, with product MTADVRVARRVAVPADVAWHVLTDWPAQGSWMPLTRVRVAGPGDGREVGARLEAWTGVGRAGFLDTMVVTAWEPPRRCEVLHTGRLVRGPGIFAVRPVGEADCEVVWEEWLDLPLGVAGRVGWPVVRPLVRAGLSVALRRFAGYAERLHRLR from the coding sequence GTGACCGCCGACGTCCGGGTCGCGCGACGGGTCGCCGTTCCGGCCGACGTCGCGTGGCACGTCCTCACCGACTGGCCGGCCCAGGGCTCCTGGATGCCGCTCACCCGGGTGCGGGTGGCCGGGCCCGGCGACGGGCGCGAGGTGGGCGCGCGGCTGGAGGCCTGGACCGGTGTGGGGCGGGCCGGCTTCCTCGACACCATGGTCGTGACCGCCTGGGAGCCGCCGCGACGGTGCGAGGTGCTGCACACCGGGCGGCTGGTGCGCGGGCCCGGGATCTTCGCGGTGCGCCCGGTCGGCGAGGCGGACTGCGAGGTGGTCTGGGAGGAGTGGCTCGACCTGCCGCTCGGGGTGGCGGGGCGGGTGGGCTGGCCTGTGGTGCGCCCTCTGGTGCGGGCCGGGCTGAGCGTGGCGCTGCGCCGCTTCGCCGGCTACGCCGAGCGCCTGCACCGCCTTCGGTAG